Proteins from a single region of Capsicum annuum cultivar UCD-10X-F1 unplaced genomic scaffold, UCD10Xv1.1 ctg75425, whole genome shotgun sequence:
- the LOC124894568 gene encoding DNA-directed RNA polymerase subunit beta'-like — translation MKSNLGNTTSHFFFTTQGFDTFRNREISTGAGSIREQLADLDLRIIIENSLVEWEELGEERHKGNEWEDRKVGRRKDFLVRRVELDKHFIQTNIEPEWMVLCLLPVLPPELRPIIQIDGGKLMSSVINELYRRVIYRNNTLTDLLTTSRSTPRELVMCQEKLVQETVDTLLDNGIRGQPMRDDHNKVYKLFSDVIEGKEGRFHETLLGKRVDYSGCSVIVVGPSLSLHQCGLPREIAIELFQTFVIRGLIRQHLASNIGVAKSKIREKEPIVWEILQEVMQGHPVLLNRAPTLHRLGIQAFQPVLVEGRAIYLQPLVCKGLNADFDGDQMAVHVPLSLEAQVEARLLMFSHMNLLSPAIRDPISVPTQDMLIGLYVLTSGNHRDICVNRYNPCNRRNY, via the coding sequence ATGAAATCCAATCTTGGAAATACAACATCCCACTTTTTTTTTACTACCCAGGGTTTCGATACATTTCGCAATCGAGAAATCTCTACTGGTGCAGGTTCTATCCGAGAACAATTAGCCGATCTAGATTTACGAATTATTATAGAGAATTCGTTGGTGGAATGGGAAGAATTGGGGGAAGAAAGGCACAAAGGGAATGAATGGGAAGATCGAAAGGTTGGAAGAAGAAAGGACTTTTTGGTTAGACGCGTGGAATTGGATAAGCATTTTATTCAAACAAATATAGAGCCAGAATGGATGGTTTTGTGTCTATTACCAGTTCTTCCTCCTGAGTTGAGACCGATCATTCAGATAGATGGGGGTAAACTAATGAGCTCAGTTATTAATGAACTCTATAGAAGAGTTATCTATCGGAACAATACCCTTACCGATCTATTAACAACAAGTAGATCTACGCCAAGAGAATTAGTAATGTGTCAGGAGAAATTAGTACAAGAAACCGTGGATACACTTCTTGATAATGGAATCCGGGGACAACCAATGAGGGACGATCATAATAAAGTTTACAAGTTGTTTTCTGATGTAATTGAAGGCAAAGAGGGAAGATTTCATGAGACTTTGCTTGGCAAACGAGTTGATTATTCAGGATGTTCTGTCATTGTCGTGGGTCCTTCACTTTCATTACATCAATGTGGATTGCCTCGTGAAATAGCAATAGAACTTTTCCAGACATTTGTAATTCGTGGTTTAATTAGACAACATCTTGCTTCGAACATAGGAGTTGCTAAGAGTAAAATTCGAGAAAAAGAGCCGATTGTATGGGAAATCCTTCAAGAAGTTATGCAGGGACATCCTGTATTGCTGAATAGAGCACCCACTCTGCATAGATTAGGCATACAGGCATTCCAGCCCGTTTTAGTGGAGGGGCGCGCTATTTATTTACAACCATTAGTTTGCAAGGGATTAAATGCCGATTTTGATGGAGATCAAATGGCTGTTCATGTACCTTTATCCTTGGAGGCTCAAGTAGAGGCTCGTTTACTTATGTTTTCTCATATGAATCTTTTGTCTCCGGCTATTAGGGATCCCATTTCCGTACCAACGCAAGATATGCTTATTGGACTCTATGTATTAACGAGCGGAAATCATCGAGATATTTGTGTAAATAGATATAATCCATGTAATCGCAGaaactattaa